CGGACATCCGACCAGGCTCAGATCTCCAATAGAATCGAGAATCTTATGACGGACAAACTCATCCGGATAACGAAGGCCTTCAGGATTCAAGATCCGATAGTCTCCGATCACGATGGCATTGTCAAGAGAACCACCCTTGGCGAATCCCATGGACTGAAGATATTCCACCTCTTTGAGGAAACCGAAGGTGCGGGCCCTGGCGATTTCACGAACAAAGGTATCTTCGCTTGCCCGGTAATAATAACGCTGTTTCTTCAGCATGGGGTGTTCAAAATCGATCTCATAGGTAATCTCCGTCAGATCCGAAGGATAGATCGCGGCAAAACGGTCTTCATCCTTGATCTCAATCGGCTCACGAATCTTAATGAATTTCTGCAAATGGCTTTGCCTTCGGATTCCGGCGGATGTCAAAAGATAAATATAGGATGCCGCGCTGCCATCCATGATGGGAACTTCCGAGGAGTCGAGTTGAATCACGGCATTGTCAATCCCGAGGCCGGCAAAGGCAGCCAAAAGATGTTCGGCCGTCTTGATCTGGATACGGTTTTTACCCAGCGTGGTATTCAGACGGGTATCCACGACATTCTTGGCGAGCGCCTGGATCTCCACCTCATCACGAATGTCGGTTCGTTTAAAAACAATGCCGGTATTTGCGTGAGCGGGAAGGATCTTGATCTGGACTTTCCGGCCGGAATGAAGACCCATACCGGAACATTCAATGGGTGAGGCGATGGTTCTCTGATATTTCAATCTCTTTCTCCTTTTAAAGACAAGTATGCATTTAAGTTTATAAATACTTGCAAGTTCTGTACCAAACAAGGCCTTAGGGGTTGATAATTTTTTTTACGAATAAAAACAATCGGTTATAAATCTTCTCAGGGCAATTGCCCTTACATAAAATTCGGGGTGATGTGGTAATTAAAACTCAATATCTTAAAAATACTGTGTCTTTTTTTGCACATACCTGAAACAAATCATGATGATGACAACACAGGTAGCGCTGACAAGCTGTCAGGATTACGAAGAAGCGGCCGTTGAAACATCCGTCCGGAACCTTCTTGATCTTTTGGGCGGGATCGGCGCTTTTGTGCATCCCGGAGATTCGGTGCTGATCAAGCCTAACCTTCTGGCTCCAAAACCGAGCGGGTCGGCCGTGAACACCCATCCGGCTGTGGTACGGGCCGTCTTAAAACAAGTCTTAAAGGCCGGAGGCCGGCCGGTCATCGGGGATAGTCCGGGGCTGGGAAGCGCGAAAAAAAATGCCGTACGTTGCGGAATAGACAAGATCGCCCGGGATCTTGAAGTTCCAATTATAGAGTTTAGAAAATCGGTCCTGGTGGGAAAGGCCGGTAAAAGTGGTTTCCCTCTTGAACTGGCGGAAGAGGCCCTGAACGCGAATGTCATCATCAATCTTCCCAAACTCAAAACCCACGGGCAGGTCCTGATGACTCTCGGTGTCAAAAACATGTTTGGATGCGTCATCGGGATACGAAAGGCCCAATGGCATTTAAAGGCGGGGGTCAACCGGGATGCGTTCGCAAAGATGCTCGTAGAAATCTATACCACCCTTTCCCCAGCGCTCACCTTGATGGATGGAATCGTAGGGATGGAGGGAAACGGTCCTGGAAGCGGCACTCCGAGGCCGATCGGCCTCTTGGCGGCTTCTGCCGATGCTGTCGCCCTTGATGCCGTCATCATGCATCTGATGGGAATGGATCCTCTCCGCCTCCCGACCCTCCGTTCTGCAAAAAAATTGGGCGTGGGCGAGGTTTCTCTCAACCGAATTGAGATCCTCGGAGAAAAGGCCGGAAAGATCGGCATACGGGATTTTAAATGGCCTGAATCGGCGGATCTGGAATGGAGGATCCCGGATTTTGTGATGAAGATGCTGAAGAGCAGCCTGAGCGCCTACCCGGAATCCGATCCCACTCTCTGCAAACAATGCGAGGTCTGTGTCAAGGCCTGCCCTCAGCAGGTCATCAAGATAGAAGGGGATCACCTGAGAATTGATACCCGACGCTGTATCCGATGCTTCTGCTGCCAGGAACTATGCCCGCATGGAGCCATGAAGACCCGTCAAGGATGGCTGTTGAAACGGATCAAAAAAAGATCCTTGTAAGTCTCGTTTGAGTCTTCCGGGTACTAAGTGGTCCTGTCCGTAAATATGGCAACGTACCGACTTGTACTCGGTTTACCGGTAGAGGGTTGTAGGGCGGTCTCATCCCCGCGCGGGACTGAGGTGTACCCACTGTGGTACGCCGCAAGGAGCGGAACGCAGATGAGGCCGCCCTACGGCACTCGAATGCGACCGTATTTACGAATAGGGCCGCTAAGCAGCCGTTGCGATCCGTGCCGAAGAAAGGATCAAGGAGATAAAGCGTCCTCTTGAGGACGCTAAAAAACGCATGCAATCAAATTTTATTTGACAATAACCACAATAAAGTTTATATTCCAAACTTGAGATTTTAACCCCATTTAACTACATCAAGGAGGAAAAGATATGCCGACTGCTGATAAGACACTGGACTGCAAAGGGTTAAATTGTCCTTTACCCGTTCTTCAAACCAAGAAGGCCATGGATGCCATGAACAGCGGCCAAATCCTGGAAATGTTGTCCACAGATCCCGGATCCAAAAACGATATCACCGCCTGGGCCAAAAGAACGGGAAATGCCTTGGTCGAGACGGTTGAGGAAAGCGGCGTTTTCAAATTCTATTTAAAGAAGTCATAAGCAAGATTCTCCCAGAGGTGTTTACTGAACCCCGTTCCACCAGACCCCCCGGCCTCGCTCCGCAAACCGGGTCGGGGAGGAGCGAGATGAACGGCAACAGGGTTCGCTGATCCTTCACACTGAGGACCCGGCAAAGCGTTATGATCCTCCTTCACTGATAAAGCTCCTGCAAGCGCCGGGAGGATGTCCTATCGCCTCGTTTTGGGAGCCGATATGAAAGAGCAGACAAAGCTCTTGATTATTCAGACCAGCGGTCTTAAAACACCTGAACGAATACCGGCAGGTTTTTTTATCGCAACCACCGCTGCGGCCATGAACATGGATGCGACCATTGTTTTTACGGTCAATGGGGCGACCATTGTTGAAAAAAAAGCCGCGGAGAAAATCACGGTCAAGGAGGGAGGGACCACGCTGAAATCATTTCTGGATCAGGCCATCGCGGCCGGCGTCAAATTAATGGTCTGCCATCAGAGTCTGGATCTCCATGACCTTGAACCGGACAACCTGATTGACGAGGTAGAGGAAATCATCGGAGCCGCCGCTCTTCTTGATATGACCCTGGAAGCGGATATTATCTTGACCTTTTAATAGCACACATCGGTTTTGCATGCCCTCTTATACAGGACAACATCACCCTTCATATCTTTATCTTTAAGGACAGTCTCTCCATGGCCCTTTCCGGTGATATCAAAACCATGCCGGTCACCGATCTTTTGCAATGGATCGAGGCCGCCACGCAGACCGGAATCGTTGAGTTTGTCCGCGAAGGAGAATGGAAGAAGGTCTTCTTTCAGTCGGGCCGGATCCTATTTGTTTCCTCGTCCAGGGAAAATGAAAAGATCGGACAGTTCTTGATCAGGAAGAAACGGATCCGTGCAGGAGATCTCGAACGCTGCCTGGAGGAAAATGAGCGGACTGGAAAGAAACTGACGGAAATTCTGGAGGAGTGCGGCCTGATCTCGCATCAAGAGCTTTATGAACAGGTCATCTTGCTGATCAAGGACAACCTCTTTGATTTGTTCCTCTGGGAAGGGGGGAGATTTGAATTCACGGACCGAAAACTCCCCACAAAGGTCAAAGGGCCCCTTGCCTTGAAGACCGGACGGATCCTTTTCGAGGTCCTCACAAAAATAGATGAAAAACGCCGAAACGGCATGGGAAAAATTCAAGATCAAGAAAAAAAGTCTCCCGGTCGGAAAAAACTGCGGGGGCGAATCGTTTTTAAAGTGGATAATAACAAGTTTCCCCTTCCTGGATCCTATGAAAAAACAGAAATCTCCGGATTTAAAAAAATTGCGGGTGAAGACGATCAGGAGACGGAAGGTTCGTGAACCCATTCAGTGGGAAGAGGCTATTTCTTCAAATTTTTCTCAATCATGGCGATGATCAGGTTCGGATCATAAGGCTTGAGCAGAAAGTCATCCGCGCCGGCGTCAAAACCTTTGTCTTCAAATTCCACCTGTCCTTTTGCCGTCAGCATAATCACAACGATGTCTTGGGTCGCTGGGTTCTTTTTGATCTCGGCACAAACCTCATAACCGTTTTTATTCGGCATGTTAATATCCAGAAACATCATATCCGGTTTTTCCTGCGCAACGAGTTTCAGCGCTTCATCCCCGTCATTGGCTGTGATACACTCGTATCCTTCCTTCTCGAGCATGAAGGCCAAAGACCTGGAGATGAAAAATTCATCATCTACGATCATGATTTTTACGTTTTTCTTCAAACCACTGTTTTGAAATTCCATGAAGTCCGCGCCTCGTCGTATCCGGATAAACGGATAAACTTTCCCTAACACTTTAATGTATTTTTAAAGGGATGTCAAACGGTTATTTAACGGCAACTTCATAGGGCTTGTTGCAGATGGATGACCTCAAAAAGGCTTCCACGACATCCGGAGCCAACTGGGTCCCGCTGCACCGCATGATCTCCCTCATGGCAGCCTCATGGCCCGGCCCCTTGCGGTAGGGCCTGTCCGATGTCATGGCATCATAAGTATCCGCTACAGCCAATATTCTGGCCGATAATGGAATCTCCTCCTCCCGAAGA
This window of the Nitrospirae bacterium CG2_30_53_67 genome carries:
- a CDS encoding UDP-3-O-[3-hydroxymyristoyl] N-acetylglucosamine deacetylase, which produces MGLHSGRKVQIKILPAHANTGIVFKRTDIRDEVEIQALAKNVVDTRLNTTLGKNRIQIKTAEHLLAAFAGLGIDNAVIQLDSSEVPIMDGSAASYIYLLTSAGIRRQSHLQKFIKIREPIEIKDEDRFAAIYPSDLTEITYEIDFEHPMLKKQRYYYRASEDTFVREIARARTFGFLKEVEYLQSMGFAKGGSLDNAIVIGDYRILNPEGLRYPDEFVRHKILDSIGDLSLVGCPIIGHFHAVKSGHALNARLVQQILDHPQKWDYVTRREELYPMVPVLEKSGLPAGGFVEATA
- a CDS encoding response regulator SirA, yielding MPTADKTLDCKGLNCPLPVLQTKKAMDAMNSGQILEMLSTDPGSKNDITAWAKRTGNALVETVEESGVFKFYLKKS